The proteins below come from a single Mesobacillus jeotgali genomic window:
- a CDS encoding DUF5348 domain-containing protein: MKSRWKEMNYNEELDCWVVFWGDNAGYKMRCGEWFDLHLGNGKTLSCRLELGRDWYIFTGRNDVKFYLKKNETYQVDL; this comes from the coding sequence ATGAAAAGCCGTTGGAAAGAAATGAATTACAATGAAGAGTTGGATTGTTGGGTTGTATTTTGGGGGGACAATGCTGGTTATAAGATGCGATGTGGAGAATGGTTTGATCTTCATCTAGGTAATGGCAAGACTCTTTCCTGCCGTCTGGAACTGGGTAGGGATTGGTATATTTTCACTGGTCGTAACGACGTAAAGTTCTATCTTAAGAAAAACGAGACGTACCAAGTTGACTTGTAA
- the ahpF gene encoding alkyl hydroperoxide reductase subunit F, which translates to MLLDAEIKAQLAQYLQMMEGDVLLKVSAGSDDVSRDMLALVDELATMSSHIKVEHAELERTPSFSVNRPGEDTGVTFAGIPLGHEFTSLVLALLQVSGRAPKVDQKVIDQVKAIKEEYRFETYVSLSCHNCPDVVQALNLMSILNPGISHVMIDGAAFKDEVESKQVMAVPTVFLNGETFGSGRMSLEEILAKMGSGPDASELNDKEPYDVLVVGGGPAGSSAAIYAARKGIRTGIVAERFGGQVMDTLGIENFISVKHTEGPKLVASLEEHVKEYGVDIMNLQRAKRLSKKDLIELELDNGAVLKSKTVIISTGARWRNVNVPGEAEFKNKGVAYCPHCDGPLFEGKDVAVIGGGNSGIEAAIDLAGIVKHVTVIEFNPELKADQVLQDRLHSLQNVTVVTNAQTSEITGTDKVNGITYIDRATGEEHHVELQGVFVQIGLVPNTEWLGDTLERTRFGEIVVDKHGATDLPGVFAAGDCTDSAYKQIIISMGSGATAALGAFDYLIRN; encoded by the coding sequence ATGTTATTAGACGCAGAAATTAAAGCACAATTAGCCCAATATCTTCAAATGATGGAGGGCGATGTGCTGCTTAAAGTTAGCGCAGGATCGGATGATGTATCACGAGACATGCTGGCTTTAGTAGACGAATTGGCAACAATGTCATCCCATATTAAAGTGGAGCATGCAGAATTAGAAAGAACACCTAGCTTCAGTGTCAACCGCCCTGGTGAAGACACTGGCGTGACTTTCGCGGGCATTCCTTTAGGACATGAATTCACTTCATTAGTCCTGGCTCTATTGCAGGTTAGCGGAAGAGCTCCTAAGGTAGACCAGAAAGTCATCGATCAGGTAAAAGCGATTAAAGAAGAATATCGTTTTGAGACTTATGTCAGCCTCAGCTGCCATAACTGCCCTGATGTGGTGCAGGCCTTGAACCTGATGAGCATTTTAAACCCTGGCATTTCCCATGTCATGATTGATGGCGCAGCTTTTAAAGATGAAGTTGAAAGCAAGCAGGTCATGGCCGTGCCAACAGTCTTCCTGAATGGTGAAACATTCGGAAGCGGACGTATGTCCCTAGAAGAAATCCTTGCAAAAATGGGTTCAGGCCCTGATGCATCTGAATTGAACGATAAAGAACCTTACGATGTCCTTGTTGTCGGTGGCGGACCAGCTGGTTCGAGTGCGGCAATCTATGCGGCTCGTAAAGGAATCCGTACAGGAATCGTGGCAGAGCGCTTCGGCGGACAAGTTATGGATACTTTGGGCATCGAGAACTTCATCAGTGTGAAGCATACTGAAGGTCCAAAGCTTGTCGCTAGCCTTGAAGAGCATGTGAAAGAGTATGGCGTTGACATCATGAACTTGCAGCGTGCAAAACGCCTGTCGAAAAAAGATCTAATTGAGCTTGAACTTGATAATGGTGCAGTCCTTAAGAGTAAAACTGTCATCATCTCTACTGGTGCCCGCTGGCGCAATGTCAATGTACCAGGAGAAGCTGAGTTCAAGAACAAAGGTGTTGCTTACTGCCCTCACTGTGACGGTCCATTGTTCGAAGGGAAAGATGTTGCGGTAATCGGCGGAGGAAACTCCGGTATTGAAGCAGCAATCGACCTTGCGGGTATTGTAAAACACGTTACAGTCATCGAGTTCAACCCTGAACTTAAAGCTGACCAAGTTTTACAAGACCGACTGCACAGCCTTCAGAACGTTACAGTTGTGACGAACGCACAGACAAGTGAAATTACCGGAACAGACAAAGTTAACGGTATTACGTACATCGACCGTGCTACAGGTGAAGAACACCATGTTGAATTGCAAGGTGTATTCGTCCAGATCGGCCTTGTACCGAACACAGAATGGCTTGGTGACACGCTTGAGCGCACTCGCTTTGGTGAGATTGTCGTAGACAAGCATGGTGCCACAGACCTTCCTGGCGTCTTCGCTGCAGGCGACTGCACGGACAGTGCCTACAAACAGATCATCATTTCAATGGGATCAGGTGCAACCGCAGCATTAGGTGCGTTTGATTACTTGATTCGTAACTAA
- a CDS encoding dimethylamine monooxygenase subunit DmmA family protein, with protein MIQDHSSLMEGKRKFLFCADSEGARSLYILVRQAMDENVPFDFQIFSEESEEGFVDEWFSQQKMGAYLYISGKADFVKRMQGEAIKAGFSEHDWQLLTIGSAKKRLVCCTCHSESEVEDETHVTCIHCGQELEVSDHYSRRLDAYLGYVSIK; from the coding sequence ATGATTCAAGATCATTCTTCATTGATGGAAGGTAAGAGAAAGTTTTTATTCTGTGCAGATTCGGAAGGGGCAAGGTCTTTATATATTCTCGTTCGCCAGGCAATGGATGAGAATGTGCCATTTGATTTTCAAATTTTTTCGGAAGAAAGCGAAGAAGGATTTGTGGACGAATGGTTCAGCCAGCAGAAAATGGGCGCGTATCTCTACATTTCAGGCAAGGCTGATTTTGTAAAAAGGATGCAAGGGGAAGCCATAAAGGCAGGTTTTTCCGAACACGACTGGCAGCTGCTCACTATTGGATCTGCTAAAAAGAGACTGGTCTGCTGCACTTGCCACTCTGAAAGTGAAGTGGAGGATGAAACGCATGTCACTTGCATACACTGCGGCCAGGAACTCGAAGTGTCGGACCATTATTCACGCCGTTTGGATGCCTATCTCGGCTATGTAAGTATCAAATAG
- a CDS encoding heme-dependent oxidative N-demethylase family protein, with amino-acid sequence MVSTEKNRVFPYPFGEHDVYRYSNNAIPLNPPIAIEVTESYIEEMNLKRELLKKHPERCYYSEPHTMGAQWEALDLILHQLAKYYPETFKLVTNDDHWIFTNQQTGEKQSFTFGDQSTLNMEPLDFVGRHVQEDLILMMQRDGDLFLDAGQLCFPANWSLYFDAGMSFKEIHTPIPGFKSESLDERILQFLMRIEPGSPWWRKNWSLMAGNRLDTSLETFAEWGQARKKVTKENVGELVHLRVEVQKLFRLPKSNGILFTIHTHMLALEDFIQHTAWLKQFSAILKELPEFIADYKGISLYRDVVLEYLEGELKKR; translated from the coding sequence ATGGTCTCCACTGAGAAAAACCGCGTATTTCCTTATCCATTTGGTGAACATGATGTCTATAGATATTCTAACAATGCAATTCCATTAAATCCACCAATTGCCATCGAAGTGACGGAATCTTATATAGAGGAAATGAATTTGAAAAGAGAGCTGCTGAAAAAGCATCCCGAGCGCTGTTATTACTCAGAACCCCATACAATGGGTGCCCAGTGGGAAGCTTTGGATTTAATCCTGCACCAGCTGGCCAAATATTATCCTGAAACATTCAAGCTTGTTACCAATGATGATCATTGGATATTCACAAACCAGCAAACGGGTGAAAAACAATCTTTCACTTTTGGTGATCAGTCTACATTGAACATGGAGCCCCTGGATTTTGTGGGGCGGCATGTCCAGGAAGACTTGATCCTGATGATGCAGCGGGACGGAGATTTATTTCTGGATGCTGGCCAGCTTTGCTTCCCGGCCAATTGGTCATTGTATTTTGATGCTGGCATGTCCTTCAAAGAAATACATACACCGATTCCAGGCTTCAAATCGGAGTCCCTTGATGAACGGATCCTCCAGTTTTTAATGAGAATCGAGCCAGGAAGTCCATGGTGGAGGAAAAACTGGTCACTGATGGCAGGAAACCGCTTGGATACATCCCTCGAAACCTTTGCCGAGTGGGGACAGGCTCGTAAAAAAGTGACCAAAGAAAATGTAGGCGAGCTGGTACATCTTCGAGTGGAAGTCCAAAAATTATTCCGTCTGCCAAAAAGCAATGGAATTTTATTTACGATTCATACCCATATGCTTGCGCTGGAGGATTTCATTCAGCATACAGCATGGCTAAAGCAGTTTTCGGCGATCCTCAAAGAACTTCCGGAATTCATCGCTGACTATAAGGGCATATCTCTCTACCGTGATGTTGTCCTGGAGTATCTGGAAGGGGAATTAAAAAAGAGATGA
- the ahpC gene encoding alkyl hydroperoxide reductase subunit C, which yields MALIGTQVLPFTANAFHNGEFITVTEENLKGKWSVVVFYPADFTFVCPTELEDMQNEYATLKEMGAEVYSVSTDTHFTHKAWHDHSEAIGKIEYIMIGDPSQKISRNFDVLNEEDGLAERGTFIIDPDGVIQTVEINAGGIGRDASQVVSKLKAAQYVRNNPGEVCPAKWKEGGETLKPSLDLVGKI from the coding sequence ATGGCATTAATCGGCACTCAAGTTTTACCATTCACAGCTAACGCATTCCACAACGGAGAGTTCATCACTGTTACTGAAGAAAACCTTAAAGGCAAGTGGAGCGTAGTTGTATTCTACCCTGCTGACTTCACATTCGTATGCCCAACTGAGCTTGAAGACATGCAAAACGAATATGCTACATTAAAAGAAATGGGAGCTGAAGTTTACTCTGTATCAACTGATACTCACTTCACTCACAAAGCATGGCATGACCACTCAGAAGCTATCGGCAAAATCGAGTACATCATGATCGGCGACCCTTCACAGAAGATCTCTCGCAACTTCGACGTATTGAACGAAGAAGATGGTCTTGCAGAACGCGGAACTTTCATCATCGATCCAGACGGCGTTATCCAAACTGTTGAAATCAATGCAGGCGGAATCGGCCGTGACGCTAGCCAGGTAGTAAGCAAGCTAAAAGCAGCACAATATGTACGCAACAACCCAGGTGAAGTTTGCCCTGCCAAGTGGAAAGAAGGCGGAGAAACTCTTAAGCCAAGCCTTGATCTTGTAGGAAAGATTTAA
- a CDS encoding malate:quinone oxidoreductase yields MWTRKGIMSNVQKATDVILIGAGVMSATLGSLLKELAPEWEIKVFEKLASAGEESSNEWNNAGTGHAALCELNYTPEKSDGSIDISKAINVNEQFQISRQFWSHLVKSDLIRNPQDFIRPLPHMSLVEGEKNVEFLKKRFKALSDIPMFQGMEYSEDPAKLKEWMPLVMEGRTSNDPIAATKIESGTDVNFGALTRMLFEHLESKNVEINYRHSVKDIKRASDGTWEVKVKNLESGRTESHYAKFIFIGGGGGSLPLLQKTGIPESKQIGGFPVSGLFMVCNNPEVVEQHHAKVYGKAKVGAPPMSVPHLDTRFIDNKKSLLFGPFAGFSPKFLKTGSNLDLIGSVKPNNVVTMLAAGMKEMALTKYLIEQVMLSHEKRMEELREFIPNAKSEDWSIVVAGQRVQVIKDTDTGKGTLQFGTEVVSASDGSVAALLGASPGASTAVNVMLEVLEKCFPERMFEWKDKIKEMVPSYGVSLVDNPELFHEIHESTAEILSLSDKERVYS; encoded by the coding sequence ATATGGACAAGGAAGGGTATAATGAGCAACGTACAGAAAGCAACAGACGTTATCTTAATTGGTGCCGGAGTCATGAGTGCGACGTTGGGATCCTTACTGAAAGAGTTAGCACCAGAGTGGGAAATCAAGGTATTTGAGAAACTTGCTTCAGCAGGCGAAGAAAGCTCGAATGAGTGGAATAACGCAGGTACTGGCCATGCCGCATTGTGCGAACTTAACTACACACCTGAAAAATCGGATGGTTCAATAGATATTAGCAAAGCAATTAACGTAAATGAGCAGTTTCAGATCTCAAGACAATTCTGGTCTCATCTTGTAAAGAGCGATTTGATTCGCAATCCCCAGGACTTTATCAGGCCGCTGCCTCATATGAGTTTAGTAGAAGGGGAAAAAAATGTTGAGTTTTTGAAAAAACGATTTAAAGCGCTTTCAGATATACCTATGTTCCAAGGGATGGAGTATTCTGAGGATCCAGCAAAGCTGAAGGAGTGGATGCCTTTAGTAATGGAGGGCCGTACATCTAATGATCCGATAGCGGCAACCAAAATTGAATCAGGAACAGATGTTAACTTTGGGGCGTTAACTCGTATGTTGTTCGAGCATTTGGAAAGTAAGAACGTTGAGATTAACTATAGACATAGTGTAAAAGATATCAAACGTGCCAGCGATGGGACATGGGAAGTAAAGGTAAAGAACCTTGAAAGCGGAAGAACAGAATCCCATTATGCGAAATTCATTTTTATCGGTGGTGGAGGCGGCAGTCTGCCTCTGCTGCAAAAAACGGGTATTCCAGAATCCAAGCAAATTGGCGGGTTCCCGGTGAGCGGATTATTCATGGTATGCAACAATCCTGAGGTTGTCGAGCAGCACCATGCAAAGGTATACGGAAAAGCCAAGGTAGGCGCTCCTCCGATGTCTGTGCCACACTTGGATACACGATTTATCGATAACAAAAAGAGCTTGCTGTTTGGACCGTTTGCCGGCTTCTCGCCGAAGTTCCTGAAAACAGGTTCGAATCTGGACTTGATTGGTTCTGTTAAACCAAATAATGTAGTGACTATGCTGGCTGCAGGCATGAAAGAAATGGCATTAACTAAGTACCTCATTGAGCAGGTAATGCTCTCTCATGAAAAACGGATGGAAGAACTCCGTGAGTTCATTCCCAATGCCAAGAGCGAGGACTGGAGTATCGTCGTCGCAGGACAGCGTGTACAAGTCATCAAGGATACCGACACAGGCAAAGGGACCCTGCAGTTCGGCACAGAGGTTGTAAGCGCCTCTGACGGCTCTGTAGCCGCATTGCTAGGAGCATCCCCAGGAGCATCTACTGCGGTTAATGTCATGCTTGAGGTGCTGGAGAAATGCTTCCCAGAGAGAATGTTCGAATGGAAAGATAAAATCAAAGAAATGGTACCTTCGTATGGAGTGTCATTAGTGGACAATCCTGAGTTGTTCCATGAAATTCATGAATCCACGGCAGAGATACTGAGCCTAAGTGATAAAGAAAGAGTATATAGCTGA
- a CDS encoding dicarboxylate/amino acid:cation symporter, translating into MNIWHSYKNSSFILKMTVGFVLGIVAGVLFGAEAEVFKPFGTLLIKLLNLIATPVVFLTVVLAVNQMNPAQLGRTGGKLVLYYGATTAAAVLIGLGLALWINPGNSLSLPDASVEKPATPSISDVIFNIVPDNFFSAFTSGNLMAILFLAIIIGFTISGMRFADEEKIQNYGVQLQTFFEAANELFFRILKGILLYAPIGIFAISASTFGTQGWDTLTSLLEFTAVFYIGVIILWVFVYSGTLKLFKIPVRSFFANTKDAYTTAFFTSSSIASLPVAIESARKAGISEKMVNFSLPLGAVFNSDGGALRMGASIVFAANVTGISFSLTDFITIVLIGTLLSIGTAGIPAAGLVTLSVVLTMFDLPLEVVALIAGVDAIIGMAGTASNVVGDVVGAAVVDQSEKKAEMAG; encoded by the coding sequence GTGAATATTTGGCATTCATACAAAAACTCATCTTTTATTTTAAAAATGACAGTCGGCTTTGTACTTGGTATAGTAGCTGGTGTTTTATTTGGGGCTGAGGCTGAGGTTTTCAAACCTTTTGGAACGCTGCTTATAAAGTTGCTTAACCTCATTGCTACGCCTGTAGTATTCCTGACGGTTGTGCTGGCAGTCAATCAAATGAATCCTGCGCAATTAGGCAGGACCGGAGGGAAGCTGGTGCTTTATTATGGGGCAACGACAGCAGCGGCCGTCTTGATCGGCCTCGGACTTGCGCTTTGGATCAATCCGGGGAATTCCCTTTCACTGCCTGATGCATCAGTTGAGAAGCCTGCGACACCTTCCATATCAGACGTGATCTTCAATATTGTCCCAGATAACTTCTTTTCGGCTTTTACGTCCGGAAATCTAATGGCCATCCTGTTCCTGGCCATCATTATTGGCTTTACGATTTCGGGAATGAGATTTGCTGATGAGGAGAAAATCCAAAACTATGGAGTCCAGCTGCAAACATTTTTTGAAGCGGCGAATGAATTGTTCTTCAGGATTTTAAAGGGCATCCTCCTGTATGCACCAATCGGTATTTTTGCGATAAGTGCTTCGACATTCGGCACACAAGGTTGGGATACATTAACTTCGCTATTGGAGTTTACTGCGGTATTCTATATCGGAGTCATCATTCTGTGGGTCTTTGTTTACAGCGGGACCTTGAAACTATTCAAGATTCCGGTCAGAAGCTTTTTTGCTAACACAAAGGATGCTTATACAACAGCTTTCTTCACATCCAGCAGCATTGCCTCTTTGCCAGTGGCGATTGAAAGCGCAAGGAAGGCGGGCATCAGCGAAAAAATGGTGAATTTCAGTTTACCTTTGGGAGCTGTATTCAATTCTGATGGAGGTGCGCTTCGGATGGGCGCCTCAATTGTCTTTGCTGCCAATGTAACAGGTATCAGCTTCTCGCTGACTGATTTCATTACCATCGTCCTGATTGGGACGCTCCTTTCCATTGGTACAGCAGGCATCCCTGCCGCAGGGCTGGTGACTTTGTCAGTCGTGCTGACGATGTTTGATTTGCCGCTGGAAGTCGTTGCACTGATTGCCGGCGTCGATGCCATCATCGGGATGGCCGGAACAGCATCGAATGTTGTAGGAGACGTCGTTGGTGCAGCAGTTGTCGATCAATCCGAAAAGAAGGCTGAAATGGCTGGATAG
- a CDS encoding PDR/VanB family oxidoreductase: MQRNSTLDVRIKSIKQETATIKRFTLRTLNGSKLPPFSGGSHITTYLPKKSATLERSYSVFNLSEPGLIEIAVRLAEPSTGGSEYWHHHVSEGDVLKVSYPKNHFPLSFQAKHHVFYAAGIGITPFLSMMADLTEQNQSFELHYAAKSKEECAFFDYLNQVYPGQCHFYFSKGENPGRLSPNLLTDHRIGTHVYFCGPEKMIDEFTGAAKSYGYPAFNIHYERFSPPVMKDSVPFAVTLTQSGKHLDVPADQSLLDVLRENGIDVPYSCRVGGCGTCEVKVAEGEISHYDSFLTEEQQSSNHMMLSCVSRGKGDLILEL; encoded by the coding sequence TTGCAACGGAATTCCACTTTGGACGTACGGATAAAATCAATTAAACAAGAAACAGCGACAATTAAAAGGTTCACTCTGCGGACGCTTAATGGATCAAAGCTGCCACCCTTCAGCGGGGGATCGCATATCACCACTTATTTGCCGAAGAAATCAGCGACATTGGAGAGATCATATTCAGTTTTTAACCTGTCTGAACCCGGTTTGATTGAAATCGCAGTAAGGCTAGCAGAACCTTCAACTGGCGGCTCTGAATACTGGCATCACCATGTTTCTGAAGGGGATGTGTTAAAGGTCAGCTACCCGAAAAATCACTTTCCTTTGAGTTTTCAGGCCAAGCATCATGTTTTTTATGCAGCAGGTATTGGAATCACGCCCTTTTTATCGATGATGGCTGATCTTACTGAACAAAACCAATCCTTTGAGCTGCATTATGCAGCTAAATCAAAAGAAGAGTGCGCGTTTTTCGATTATTTGAACCAGGTTTACCCTGGACAATGTCATTTTTATTTTTCAAAAGGTGAGAATCCAGGACGCTTATCTCCGAATCTTCTAACTGATCATCGAATCGGCACACATGTTTATTTTTGCGGGCCGGAAAAAATGATCGATGAATTCACTGGTGCAGCCAAAAGCTATGGCTATCCTGCGTTTAATATTCATTATGAACGCTTCTCGCCACCTGTAATGAAGGATTCAGTCCCGTTTGCAGTTACATTGACCCAGAGCGGCAAGCATCTGGATGTGCCTGCAGACCAATCGCTGCTCGATGTCCTTCGTGAGAATGGCATTGATGTCCCGTATTCCTGCAGGGTCGGCGGCTGCGGTACATGTGAGGTGAAGGTAGCAGAAGGGGAGATCAGCCACTACGATTCCTTCCTGACAGAAGAGCAGCAGAGCTCCAATCACATGATGCTAAGCTGCGTTTCACGCGGGAAGGGAGATTTAATATTGGAATTATAA
- a CDS encoding ExeA family protein has protein sequence MFEAFYEMDYTPFARDLPTDQLYDSSMMQEILGRLKYTAERQLFAVLSGDSGTGKTTTIRKFVDKLDKRKFHILYLSDSKLTPRHFYKGLLEQLGSEAKFYRGDAKRQLHREIELMKGIRGLQPVVVVDEAHLLDREMLEEVRFLLNFKMDSQSPMALILVGQSELWDRLRLQSYAAIRQRIDIQFQLGHLDRAQVEEYVSRHLRYAGVDQPIFSDGALDEIHRFSGGAARLIDKLCTHSLLYGSQNGRRIIDDHMIKQVIQGELS, from the coding sequence GTGTTTGAAGCCTTCTATGAAATGGATTACACACCTTTCGCCAGAGATCTTCCGACTGATCAATTGTATGATTCCTCGATGATGCAAGAAATCCTTGGAAGGCTGAAGTACACAGCTGAAAGACAGCTTTTCGCCGTTCTGAGTGGGGATAGTGGTACTGGAAAGACTACGACCATCCGTAAGTTTGTGGACAAATTGGATAAAAGGAAATTCCATATCCTTTACCTGTCTGACTCTAAGTTAACACCTCGGCATTTTTACAAAGGTCTTCTGGAACAGTTAGGCTCCGAAGCGAAGTTTTACCGGGGAGATGCAAAACGGCAGCTTCATCGTGAGATTGAATTAATGAAAGGCATACGAGGGCTACAACCTGTGGTGGTAGTGGATGAAGCCCATCTTCTGGACCGTGAAATGCTTGAAGAGGTTCGTTTCCTACTGAACTTCAAAATGGATTCGCAAAGCCCGATGGCGCTTATCCTTGTCGGTCAAAGTGAATTATGGGATCGACTTCGGCTCCAATCATACGCAGCCATACGCCAAAGAATCGATATCCAATTTCAGCTAGGACATCTCGATCGTGCCCAAGTTGAAGAATATGTTTCTAGGCACCTTCGTTATGCCGGAGTTGACCAACCAATATTCTCTGACGGGGCTCTCGATGAAATCCATCGGTTTTCTGGTGGTGCCGCAAGGCTCATAGATAAACTCTGCACGCATAGTCTACTCTATGGCTCACAAAATGGCCGAAGGATCATTGACGACCATATGATCAAGCAAGTCATCCAGGGTGAACTTTCATGA
- a CDS encoding DDE-type integrase/transposase/recombinase, whose amino-acid sequence MSDHKKSEELAVQRFQLISPLLAEGLDAGKVKELRDQIAKASGLSERTIRRYLAQFQVDGFGGLKPQGRKGAQKSEAIPPHLLEQAILLRKEVPSRSVAQIIQILEWEGLAEPGQIKRSTLQEKLTEKGYSTRHMRLYSQTGVAARRFQKRHRNQLWQSDIKYGPYLPIGPNGMKKQVYLVAFIDDATRFVLHAAFYPTLDSRIIEDAFRQAIQKYGVPEAVYFDNGKQYRTKWMSRTCSKIGTRLTYTRPYSAESKGKIERFNRVIDSFISEAVIEKPNTLDRLNELFQVWLTECYQNKPHSALGEKISPETAFRSDKKAIRFIDPDTLSNAFLHCETRKVDKSGCISFMDQKYEVGLTFIGRQVEVVYDPANIEELTIEFEGHIPWKAKKLVIGERAGKRPALPEHLQVQDVESSRLLKAAERKNQERQTEQKPAVTFRAVWKEDDSRV is encoded by the coding sequence ATGAGTGATCATAAGAAATCAGAAGAATTGGCAGTGCAGCGTTTTCAGCTGATATCCCCTTTATTGGCAGAGGGGCTTGACGCTGGGAAAGTAAAGGAGTTAAGAGACCAGATAGCGAAGGCTAGCGGTCTTTCTGAAAGAACCATCAGGCGATATTTGGCTCAATTTCAGGTAGATGGGTTTGGAGGACTAAAGCCGCAAGGAAGAAAAGGTGCTCAAAAGTCTGAGGCTATCCCTCCTCATTTATTGGAACAGGCAATCCTTCTGCGTAAGGAAGTGCCGAGCCGGAGCGTGGCTCAAATCATACAGATACTCGAGTGGGAAGGGTTGGCTGAACCAGGGCAGATCAAAAGGTCAACGCTCCAGGAAAAGCTCACTGAAAAAGGTTACAGCACACGGCATATGCGACTCTACTCCCAGACAGGAGTAGCTGCCAGGAGATTTCAGAAGCGACATCGCAACCAACTCTGGCAATCAGATATCAAGTATGGCCCTTACCTGCCAATTGGTCCGAATGGAATGAAGAAACAAGTATATCTTGTCGCCTTTATCGACGACGCCACCAGATTTGTGCTTCACGCAGCTTTCTACCCTACTTTGGATTCAAGGATCATTGAAGATGCCTTTCGGCAGGCCATACAAAAGTATGGTGTTCCAGAAGCTGTTTATTTTGATAATGGAAAGCAATATCGAACCAAATGGATGTCGCGTACCTGCTCAAAAATAGGCACCCGCCTTACATACACAAGGCCATACTCAGCTGAATCAAAAGGGAAAATTGAACGCTTTAACAGAGTAATAGATTCATTCATAAGTGAGGCTGTCATCGAAAAACCCAATACACTTGATCGTCTGAATGAGCTTTTCCAAGTGTGGCTGACAGAGTGTTATCAGAATAAGCCTCATTCTGCACTTGGGGAGAAAATCAGCCCGGAAACGGCATTTCGTTCAGATAAGAAAGCGATTCGGTTCATCGATCCGGATACGTTGAGTAATGCATTTCTCCATTGTGAAACGAGGAAAGTTGATAAATCAGGATGCATCAGTTTCATGGATCAAAAATATGAGGTGGGCCTGACATTCATTGGACGACAGGTTGAAGTTGTTTATGACCCTGCGAATATCGAGGAGCTAACCATTGAGTTCGAGGGTCATATTCCATGGAAAGCCAAGAAGCTGGTCATTGGGGAAAGAGCTGGGAAGCGTCCTGCATTACCTGAGCACCTGCAGGTGCAGGATGTAGAATCTTCAAGACTATTAAAGGCAGCTGAACGAAAGAACCAGGAACGTCAAACTGAACAGAAACCTGCCGTGACCTTCCGTGCCGTTTGGAAGGAGGATGATTCTCGTGTTTGA
- a CDS encoding DUF6431 domain-containing protein, with translation MKTLLLEFLVRGAGRIPSPCCGKDMLVRGTKNRKAKDHTGQSKTYNIRRMQCTNCQTIHHELPDLLIPYKRYEAECIEDVLTNPSTHIVAAEDSTLSRWHGWFHQLMDYWIGCLNSIMIRTNQGKIPQDVTSKCSGTALQRIGRLVGDANGWLTRIVRPIANINLWLHTRSAFIVQ, from the coding sequence TTGAAAACACTCTTACTGGAGTTTTTAGTTAGGGGTGCGGGGAGGATCCCTTCCCCTTGCTGTGGTAAAGACATGTTGGTTAGAGGTACAAAGAATCGAAAAGCCAAGGATCATACAGGTCAGAGTAAAACATATAACATCCGAAGAATGCAGTGCACCAATTGTCAGACCATCCATCATGAACTTCCAGATTTATTGATTCCTTATAAACGCTATGAGGCTGAATGTATCGAAGACGTTCTTACGAACCCATCCACCCACATTGTTGCTGCCGAAGATTCCACTCTTTCAAGATGGCACGGTTGGTTTCATCAATTAATGGATTATTGGATCGGCTGTTTGAACTCCATCATGATCAGGACCAACCAGGGAAAGATCCCCCAGGATGTTACGTCCAAATGTTCAGGGACCGCACTTCAAAGGATAGGACGCTTGGTAGGAGATGCCAATGGATGGCTGACAAGAATTGTCCGGCCCATCGCAAATATAAATTTATGGTTACACACCCGTTCCGCATTCATTGTCCAATAG